From one Pseudomonas sp. MYb118 genomic stretch:
- a CDS encoding MdtB/MuxB family multidrug efflux RND transporter permease subunit encodes MNLSRLFILRPVATTLSMLAIVLAGLIAYRLLPVSALPQVDYPTIRVMTLYPGASPDVMTSAVTAPLERQFGQMPGLTQMASTSSGGASVLTLRFSLDINMDVAEQEVQAAINAATNLLPKDLPAPPVYNKVNPADTPVLTLAITSKTMLMPKLNDLVDTRMAQKIAQISGVGMVSISGGQRQAVRIKVNPEALAAAGLNLSDVRTLVSASNVNQPKGNFDGPTRVSMLDANDQLTSPEDYANLILAYSNGAPLRLKDVAEIADGAENERLAAWANENQAVLLNIQRQPGANVIEVVDRIKALLPSITDNLPAGLEVTVLTDRTQTIRASVTDVQHELLIAIALVVMVTFLFLRRFSATIIPSVAVPLSLIGTFGVMYLAGFSVNNLTLMALTIATGFVVDDAIVMLENISRFIEEGDSPLNAALKGAKQIGFTLVSLTLSLIAVLIPLLFMADVVGRLFREFAITLAVAILISLVVSLTLTPMMCARLLKREPKEEEQGRFYRASGAAIDWMIAAYGRKLKWVLKNQPLTLLVAVGTLALTVFLYMVVPKGFFPVQDTGVIQGISEAPQSISFGAMSERQQELAKVILADPAVESLSSYIGVDGDNATLNSGRLLINLKSHGERDLTATEVIARLQPELDKLVGIRLFMQPVQDLTIEDRVSRTQYQFSMSSPDAELLSLWSGRLVEALAQRPELADVTSDLQDKGLQVYLVIDRDAASRVGVSVSDITDALYDAFGQRQISTIYTQASQYRVVLQSQSGERIGADALNQIHVKTTDGAQVRLSSLAHIEERQAQLAITHIGQFPAVMMSFNLAPGVALGHAVEIIEQVQADIGMPIGVQTQFQGAAQAFQASLSSTLLLILAAVVTMYIVLGVLYESYIHPITILSTLPSAAVGALLALLLSGNDLGMIAIIGIILLIGIVKKNAIMMIDFALDAERNQGMDPETAIYQAALLRFRPILMTTLAALFGAVPLMLATGSGAELRQPLGLVMVGGLLVSQILTLFTTPVIYLYFDRLGRRWGRRSESAETVEQP; translated from the coding sequence ATGAATCTCTCGCGGCTGTTCATCCTTCGCCCGGTCGCCACGACCCTGAGCATGCTGGCCATTGTCCTGGCCGGCCTGATCGCCTATCGCCTGCTGCCGGTGTCGGCCTTGCCCCAGGTCGACTACCCGACCATCCGCGTGATGACGCTCTATCCCGGCGCCAGTCCCGATGTGATGACCAGCGCCGTGACCGCGCCGCTCGAACGTCAGTTCGGGCAGATGCCGGGCCTGACCCAGATGGCCTCGACCAGCTCCGGCGGCGCCTCGGTGCTAACCCTGCGCTTCAGCCTCGACATCAACATGGATGTGGCCGAACAGGAAGTGCAGGCCGCGATCAACGCCGCGACCAACCTGTTGCCCAAGGACTTGCCGGCACCGCCGGTATACAACAAGGTCAACCCGGCGGACACCCCGGTACTGACCCTGGCGATCACGTCCAAGACGATGTTGATGCCCAAGCTCAACGATCTGGTCGATACCCGCATGGCGCAGAAGATCGCGCAGATCAGCGGCGTCGGCATGGTCAGCATTTCCGGCGGTCAACGCCAGGCCGTGCGGATCAAGGTCAACCCCGAGGCCCTGGCGGCGGCGGGGCTGAACCTGTCGGATGTGCGCACGCTGGTCAGTGCCTCCAACGTCAACCAGCCCAAAGGCAACTTCGACGGCCCGACCCGGGTGTCGATGCTCGATGCCAACGATCAACTGACGTCGCCCGAGGATTACGCCAACCTGATCCTGGCCTACAGCAATGGTGCGCCGTTGCGCCTCAAAGACGTCGCCGAAATCGCCGACGGTGCCGAGAACGAGCGACTGGCGGCCTGGGCCAACGAAAACCAGGCGGTGCTGCTCAACATTCAGCGCCAGCCCGGTGCCAACGTCATCGAAGTGGTCGATCGCATCAAGGCCCTGCTGCCGAGCATCACCGACAACCTGCCGGCCGGTCTGGAAGTGACCGTGCTCACCGACCGCACCCAGACCATCCGTGCATCGGTCACCGACGTGCAGCACGAACTGCTGATCGCCATCGCGCTGGTGGTCATGGTCACGTTCCTGTTCCTGCGCCGCTTCAGTGCGACGATTATTCCGTCGGTCGCCGTGCCGCTGTCGCTGATCGGGACCTTCGGCGTGATGTATCTCGCCGGGTTCTCGGTCAATAACCTGACCCTGATGGCGCTGACCATCGCCACCGGCTTCGTGGTGGACGATGCCATCGTCATGCTGGAGAACATTTCCCGCTTCATCGAAGAGGGCGACAGCCCACTGAATGCCGCGCTCAAGGGCGCGAAACAGATCGGCTTTACCCTCGTGTCGCTGACGTTATCGCTGATTGCGGTGCTGATTCCGCTGCTGTTCATGGCTGACGTGGTCGGCCGGCTGTTCCGCGAGTTCGCCATCACCCTGGCGGTGGCGATCCTGATCTCCCTGGTGGTGTCCCTGACCCTGACGCCGATGATGTGCGCGCGCCTGCTCAAACGTGAACCCAAGGAAGAAGAGCAGGGCCGCTTCTACCGCGCCAGTGGCGCGGCAATTGATTGGATGATCGCGGCTTACGGGCGCAAGTTAAAGTGGGTTCTCAAGAATCAGCCCCTGACCCTGCTGGTGGCTGTCGGCACCCTGGCGCTGACCGTGTTCCTGTATATGGTGGTGCCCAAAGGCTTCTTCCCGGTGCAGGACACCGGGGTCATCCAGGGCATTTCCGAAGCGCCGCAGTCGATTTCCTTCGGCGCGATGAGCGAGCGCCAGCAGGAGCTGGCCAAGGTGATCCTCGCGGATCCGGCGGTGGAGAGCCTGTCGTCCTACATTGGCGTCGATGGCGACAACGCGACGCTCAACAGTGGTCGCCTGTTGATCAACCTCAAATCCCATGGCGAGAGGGATCTGACCGCCACCGAAGTCATTGCCCGGCTGCAACCGGAGCTGGATAAGCTGGTAGGTATCCGCCTGTTCATGCAACCGGTGCAGGACCTGACCATCGAGGACCGGGTCAGTCGCACGCAGTATCAATTCAGCATGTCGTCGCCGGATGCCGAGTTGCTCAGCCTGTGGAGCGGCCGTCTGGTCGAAGCCCTGGCCCAGCGCCCGGAACTGGCCGATGTGACCAGCGACCTGCAGGACAAGGGGTTGCAGGTCTATCTGGTGATCGACCGCGATGCGGCCTCGCGGGTCGGTGTGTCGGTGTCCGACATCACCGATGCGCTGTACGACGCCTTCGGCCAGCGGCAGATTTCGACCATTTACACCCAGGCCAGCCAGTATCGCGTGGTGCTGCAATCGCAGTCCGGCGAGCGCATCGGCGCGGACGCGCTGAACCAGATCCACGTCAAGACCACCGATGGCGCCCAGGTACGCCTGTCCAGCCTGGCGCATATCGAAGAGCGCCAGGCGCAACTGGCGATCACCCACATCGGCCAGTTCCCGGCCGTGATGATGTCCTTCAACCTGGCGCCCGGCGTGGCGTTGGGGCATGCGGTGGAGATCATCGAGCAGGTGCAGGCGGATATCGGTATGCCCATCGGCGTGCAGACGCAGTTCCAGGGTGCGGCGCAGGCGTTCCAGGCCTCCTTGTCGAGCACCTTGCTGCTGATCCTGGCGGCGGTGGTGACCATGTACATCGTGCTCGGCGTGCTGTACGAGAGCTACATCCACCCGATCACCATTCTCTCGACCTTGCCTTCGGCAGCGGTGGGGGCCTTGCTGGCCTTGCTGCTCAGCGGCAATGACTTGGGGATGATCGCGATCATCGGCATCATCCTGCTGATCGGTATCGTGAAAAAGAACGCGATCATGATGATCGACTTCGCCCTCGACGCGGAGCGCAACCAGGGCATGGACCCGGAAACGGCGATCTACCAGGCGGCACTCTTGCGTTTCCGGCCGATCCTGATGACCACCCTGGCGGCGTTGTTCGGTGCGGTGCCGCTGATGCTGGCCACCGGCTCCGGGGCCGAGTTGCGCCAACCGCTGGGTCTGGTGATGGTCGGTGGCCTGCTGGTCAGCCAGATCCTGACGCTGTTCACCACGCCGGTAATTTACCTGTACTTCGATCGCCTCGGTCGACGTTGGGGTCGTCGATCCGAGTCGGCGGAAACGGTCGAGCAGCCATGA